Proteins encoded together in one Amblyomma americanum isolate KBUSLIRL-KWMA chromosome 1, ASM5285725v1, whole genome shotgun sequence window:
- the LOC144114134 gene encoding tubulin beta-4 chain-like, with the protein MREIVHIQTGQCGNQIGAKFWEVICDEHGIDPSGAYYGDSDLQLERINVYYNETSGGKYVPRAILVDLEPGTMDAVRSGRFGQLFRPDNFVFGQSGAGNNWAKGHYTEGAELVDSVLDVVRKEAESCDCMQGFQLTHSLGGGTGSGMGTLLISKIREEYPDRIMNTYSVVPSPKVSDTVVEPYNATLSVHQLVENTDETFCIDNEALYDICFRTLKLTTPTYGDLNHLVSATMSGVTTCLRFPGQLNADLRKLAVNMVPFPRLHFFMTGFAPLTSRGCQQYRALTVPELTQQMFDAKNMMAACDPRHGRYLTVAAVFRGRMSMREVDDQMLNIQNKDSSYFVEWIPNNVKTAVCDIPPRGLKMSATFIANSTAIQELFKRISEQFTAMFRRKAFLHWYTGEGMDELEFTEAESNLNELVSEYQQYQEATVEDEGEFE; encoded by the exons ATGCGCGAGATTGTCCACATCCAGACAGGCCAATGCGGAAACCAGATTGGAGCGAAG TTTTGGGAGGTCATTTGCGATGAGCACGGCATCGATCCAAGCGGAGCGTACTATGGGGAttcggacctccagttggagcgcatcaatgtctactacaaCGAGACCTCCG gaggtaaatacgtgcctcgggccatcctggttgacctggagccgggaaccatggacgccgtccgctcgggacGCTTCGGACAACTATTCCGGCCGGACAACTTCGTGTTCG gtcagagtggtgctggcaacaactgggccaagggccactacaccgagggtgctgaactggtggactcggtgctcgacgttgTGCGCAAGGAGGCGGAATCCTGCGACTGcatgcagggattccagctgacccactccctgggcggtggtactggatctggcatgggcacactgctcatctcaaagatccgtgaagagtaccccgatcgcatcatgaacacctacagtgtagtgccctctccaaag gtttcggacactgtcgtcgagccctacaatgctactttgtcagtgcatcagcttgtggagaacaccgacgagaccttctgcatcgacaacgaagcactctacgacatctgcttccggacgctgaagctcacgactcccacctacggagaccttaaccacttggtttctgcaacgatgtcgggtgtgaccacatgcctgag atttcctgggcagctgaatgctgatcttcgcaagctggccgttaacatggtgcccttccctcgcctccacttcttcatgactggctttgctccactcacgtcccgcggctgccagcagtaccgggctctgactgtgccggagctgacgcaacagatgttcgatgccaaaaacatgatggctgcttgcgacccccgccacggtcgttacctgacagttgctgcagtcttcagaggccgaatgagcatgcgggaagttgatgaccagatgctcaacatcCAGAACAAGGACTCGAGTTACTTCGTTGAATGGATCCCGAACAAcgtaaagacagctgtctgtgacataccgcctcgaggtctgaagatgtctgctactttcattgcgaacagcacagccattcaagagcttttcaagcggatctccgagcagtttacag ctatgttccgccgcaaggcctttctgcactggtacaccggagagggcatggacgagttggagttcaccgaggcagagtccaacttgaacgaactggtgtcagaataccaacagtaccaggaggccacagTTGAGGATGAGGGGGAATTCGAGTag